A window of Pseudomonas mucidolens contains these coding sequences:
- a CDS encoding 5-oxoprolinase subunit PxpA, whose amino-acid sequence MHTVDFNSDMGEGFGPWTIGDGVDHELMGFISSANVATGFHAGDPGTMRRTVERAKQLGVAIGAHPGFRDLVGFGRRHINAPAQELVDDMLYQLGALREIAKAQGVTLQHIKPHGALYMHLARDEEVARLLVENLQRLEPGLLLYCMPDSVIWRIAKALGQPVVREFYADREYDLSGSIVFTRRVHALDPATVAARVLRACQSGLVRTVEGEDLAIEFDSICLHSDTPGALDLVEATRRALDQAGIAVRAPR is encoded by the coding sequence ATGCACACAGTGGATTTCAACTCGGACATGGGTGAAGGCTTCGGCCCCTGGACCATTGGCGATGGCGTGGACCACGAATTGATGGGGTTTATCAGTTCGGCCAACGTCGCCACCGGCTTCCATGCCGGCGACCCCGGCACCATGCGTCGTACCGTGGAACGCGCCAAGCAGTTGGGCGTCGCCATCGGCGCCCATCCGGGCTTTCGTGACCTGGTGGGTTTCGGTCGCCGGCACATCAATGCGCCGGCCCAGGAGTTGGTCGACGACATGCTCTATCAACTCGGCGCGCTGCGCGAGATTGCCAAGGCGCAAGGCGTGACGCTGCAACACATCAAGCCCCATGGCGCGCTGTACATGCACCTGGCCCGGGACGAAGAAGTTGCGCGCCTGCTGGTGGAAAACCTGCAACGCCTGGAGCCTGGCCTGTTGCTGTACTGCATGCCCGACTCGGTGATCTGGCGGATTGCCAAGGCGCTGGGGCAACCGGTGGTGCGGGAGTTTTATGCCGACCGTGAATACGATCTCTCCGGCTCCATCGTGTTTACCCGCAGGGTTCACGCCTTGGATCCGGCAACCGTCGCAGCGCGTGTCCTGCGTGCCTGCCAGAGCGGTCTGGTACGCACCGTCGAAGGTGAAGACTTGGCGATCGAATTCGACTCCATCTGCTTGCACAGCGACACCCCCGGCGCCCTCGATCTGGTGGAAGCCACGCGCAGGGCGCTGGATCAAGCGGGGATCGCCGTGCGCGCACCGCGTTGA
- a CDS encoding biotin-dependent carboxyltransferase family protein — MIKVIKPGLATSVQDLGREGYYHLGIPPSGALDQYALSAANHLVGNPAGAAGLECTLIGPELEFQQDALVAISGALMSARLDGEGVHQDTAFQVRAGQVLRFEFPKAGARAYLAVAGGIDVPLVLGSRSTYALGALGGFHGRRLQEGDQLPIGEASGSGRAGNSLPMALRQSVGGEVTLRVVPGLYYERLTAGAKSSFFAEPWSVGSEADRIGYRFKGGSALNFQPREQPFGAGSDPSNIVDSCYPIGSIQVPAGLEPIVLHRDAVSGGGYAMIGTVISADLDLIAQMQPNQRAGFVAVTLEEALEARRVYKKRLRVMAGLFA, encoded by the coding sequence ATGATCAAGGTCATCAAGCCGGGCCTTGCCACTTCCGTGCAGGACCTGGGGCGCGAAGGTTACTACCACCTGGGTATCCCGCCATCCGGCGCGCTGGATCAATACGCCTTGAGTGCGGCCAATCATCTGGTGGGCAACCCGGCTGGCGCGGCCGGGCTGGAATGTACGTTGATCGGACCAGAGCTGGAGTTTCAGCAGGATGCCCTGGTGGCAATCAGCGGCGCGCTGATGTCTGCGCGCCTGGACGGTGAAGGGGTGCATCAGGACACCGCATTCCAGGTACGTGCCGGGCAAGTGCTGCGCTTCGAGTTCCCCAAGGCTGGCGCGCGGGCTTATCTGGCCGTGGCCGGTGGTATTGACGTGCCGTTGGTGCTGGGCAGCCGGTCAACGTATGCCCTCGGGGCGTTGGGTGGATTTCATGGCCGCCGGCTGCAGGAAGGTGATCAGTTGCCTATCGGCGAGGCCAGCGGTAGCGGCCGTGCGGGCAACAGCCTGCCCATGGCGTTACGGCAATCGGTGGGCGGTGAGGTTACGTTGCGGGTAGTCCCCGGACTGTATTACGAGCGACTGACGGCGGGCGCGAAAAGCAGTTTTTTTGCCGAGCCTTGGTCGGTCGGCTCGGAGGCTGATCGTATCGGCTATCGCTTCAAGGGCGGCAGCGCCTTGAATTTTCAGCCGCGGGAACAACCGTTTGGCGCCGGTTCCGATCCTTCGAACATCGTCGACAGTTGTTACCCCATCGGCTCGATCCAGGTACCGGCCGGGCTGGAGCCGATTGTGCTGCACCGGGATGCGGTGTCGGGCGGTGGCTACGCGATGATTGGCACGGTGATCAGTGCTGACCTGGATCTGATCGCTCAGATGCAACCCAATCAGCGTGCCGGGTTTGTCGCGGTGACGTTGGAAGAGGCGTTGGAGGCGCGACGGGTGTACAAAAAGCGCTTGAGGGTGATGGCTGGGTTGTTTGCCTGA
- a CDS encoding 5-oxoprolinase subunit B family protein, with amino-acid sequence MAETSPIRYSFGADEHLFAEVSESMSLQAFFKGMAVTRAVERLNLPGVLDVCLANASFQIRFDPDQIAPHVLLDAVQSAEAQAVAERTLHTRIIEIPVLYNDPWTHETLMRFRDRHQDPGGTDLEYAARINGLADVDGFIAAHSGAPWFVSMVGFVAGLPFMFQMVERERQLQVPKYLRPRTDTPKLTLGHGGCFGCIYSVRGAGGYQMFGVTPAPIYDPAQRLAYLKEHMVFFRPGDIVQFKPMDREAYDLAVVEVEAGRFDLRIRSVEFSLDAFLADPVGYPKTLQEVLA; translated from the coding sequence ATGGCTGAAACATCCCCGATCCGCTACAGCTTTGGCGCTGATGAACATTTGTTCGCCGAGGTCAGCGAGAGCATGTCCCTGCAAGCCTTCTTCAAGGGCATGGCCGTCACCCGTGCGGTGGAACGCCTGAATCTGCCGGGTGTGCTGGATGTATGCCTGGCCAACGCCTCCTTCCAGATTCGCTTCGACCCTGACCAGATTGCCCCGCACGTGCTGCTCGACGCGGTGCAGAGTGCCGAAGCCCAGGCGGTGGCCGAGCGCACCTTGCACACCCGGATCATCGAGATCCCGGTGCTGTACAACGATCCCTGGACCCATGAAACCCTGATGCGTTTTCGCGATCGCCATCAAGACCCTGGCGGCACCGACCTGGAGTACGCCGCGCGGATCAATGGCCTGGCGGATGTCGACGGGTTTATCGCGGCTCACAGCGGCGCGCCGTGGTTTGTCTCGATGGTCGGCTTTGTCGCGGGATTGCCCTTCATGTTCCAGATGGTCGAGCGCGAGCGCCAGTTGCAGGTGCCCAAATACCTGCGCCCGCGCACGGATACGCCGAAACTGACCCTCGGTCATGGCGGCTGTTTCGGCTGCATCTACTCAGTCCGCGGCGCCGGGGGTTACCAGATGTTCGGCGTTACGCCGGCCCCGATCTACGACCCGGCGCAACGGTTGGCCTACCTCAAGGAGCACATGGTGTTCTTCCGGCCCGGCGATATCGTGCAGTTCAAACCCATGGACCGCGAGGCTTACGACCTGGCCGTGGTCGAAGTGGAGGCAGGTCGTTTCGATTTGCGTATTCGCTCCGTGGAATTTTCCCTCGACGCCTTTCTCGCCGATCCAGTCGGTTACCCGAAAACCTTGCAGGAGGTGCTCGCATGA
- a CDS encoding LysR family transcriptional regulator, whose product MSLTLRQVRYFVATAEIGQISQAAIHLNISQSAVTTAVKELEAMLGAQLFVRSAQGMSLTDAGRHFLNRAYVIVRSVDDALNSPLPDYRASGVLRVAASYTVLGYFLPHHLQRMEHWHPDVTIEVFEQERQAIEQGLLDAQFDMAVVLTANLTHPHIVSETLFNSERRLWLPSHHPLCERSAVSLADVAKEPYILLTVDEAEHSARRYWQQAGQTPNVRLRTSSVEAVRSMVANGSGVAILSDLVHRPWSLEGKRIETVSVTDHVTPMSVGLAWHRERAFTPAMQAFRDYFHDAFLAPQQLTARR is encoded by the coding sequence ATGTCACTCACCTTGCGCCAGGTCCGCTACTTTGTCGCCACCGCCGAAATCGGCCAGATTTCCCAGGCGGCCATCCATCTGAACATCTCGCAGTCAGCGGTAACCACGGCGGTCAAAGAACTCGAAGCCATGCTCGGTGCCCAGCTGTTTGTGCGCTCGGCCCAGGGCATGAGCCTGACCGACGCCGGACGCCACTTTCTCAACCGCGCCTACGTGATCGTGCGCAGCGTCGATGATGCGCTGAACAGCCCGCTGCCGGACTACCGCGCCAGCGGTGTGTTGCGGGTCGCGGCCAGTTACACCGTGCTGGGTTACTTCCTGCCGCATCACCTGCAGCGCATGGAACACTGGCACCCGGACGTGACCATCGAGGTCTTCGAGCAGGAACGCCAGGCAATCGAACAGGGGTTGCTGGACGCGCAATTCGACATGGCCGTGGTCCTGACCGCCAACCTCACCCATCCGCATATTGTCTCCGAAACCCTCTTCAACTCCGAACGCCGCCTGTGGCTGCCCAGCCACCATCCGTTATGCGAACGCAGCGCCGTCAGCCTGGCCGACGTGGCCAAGGAACCCTATATCCTGCTGACCGTCGATGAGGCCGAACACAGTGCCAGACGCTATTGGCAACAGGCCGGGCAGACGCCCAACGTGCGGCTGCGCACCAGTTCGGTGGAAGCGGTACGCAGCATGGTGGCCAACGGCAGCGGCGTGGCGATTCTGTCGGATCTGGTGCACCGCCCGTGGTCGCTGGAAGGCAAACGCATTGAAACCGTGAGCGTGACCGACCACGTGACGCCGATGAGCGTCGGCCTGGCCTGGCACCGGGAGCGGGCGTTCACCCCGGCCATGCAGGCGTTCCGCGACTACTTTCACGACGCCTTCCTCGCCCCGCAGCAGTTGACGGCGCGGCGTTAA
- a CDS encoding transporter, with the protein MNHSIDHSHQDSDLFGLLYGFRFRPGEKAEQIDSASALLALQQPAASDEFLWLHLNLTHAACQRWMQAHLQLPEEFFESLQEGSRSTRIEHVDSALLAVVNDVVFNFSSMMSSDISTLWVCARSRLLVSARLQPLHSVDKLRSSVKAGERFRSPLELLVHLLRDQGEVLTQIVRTTSLSVDQIEDQLLSSRVSNNRAELGAMRRVLVRLQRWLALEPGSLLRLLNRPPHWLQKDDVKELRKSTEEFALIINDLTALGERIKLLQEEIAANLNEQSNRTLFTLTVVTVLALPINIIAGFFGMNVGGVPLSQDPEGFWILVALVATFTLIAGRWAFRKRRDY; encoded by the coding sequence ATGAACCACAGCATCGACCATAGCCACCAGGATTCCGACCTGTTCGGCCTGCTTTACGGTTTCCGCTTCAGGCCCGGCGAAAAGGCGGAGCAAATCGACTCGGCCAGCGCGTTGCTGGCCTTACAGCAACCCGCGGCCAGCGACGAGTTTCTCTGGCTACACCTGAACCTCACCCACGCTGCCTGTCAGCGATGGATGCAAGCGCATCTGCAGTTGCCGGAAGAGTTTTTCGAGTCTTTACAAGAGGGCTCACGCTCCACTCGGATCGAGCATGTGGACTCGGCGTTGCTGGCGGTGGTCAATGACGTGGTGTTCAACTTCAGCAGCATGATGTCATCGGACATTTCCACCTTATGGGTCTGTGCCCGCAGTCGCCTGCTGGTCAGCGCGCGCCTGCAACCGTTGCACTCGGTGGACAAGTTGCGTTCTTCGGTGAAAGCCGGTGAGCGCTTTCGTTCACCGCTGGAACTGCTGGTGCACTTGTTACGCGATCAAGGCGAAGTCCTGACACAAATCGTGCGTACCACCAGCCTCAGTGTCGACCAGATCGAGGATCAGTTGCTGTCCTCACGCGTGTCCAACAACCGCGCCGAACTGGGCGCCATGCGCCGGGTGTTGGTGCGCTTGCAACGCTGGCTGGCGCTGGAGCCGGGCTCATTGCTGCGCCTGCTCAACCGCCCGCCGCACTGGTTGCAAAAAGACGACGTGAAAGAACTGCGCAAATCTACCGAAGAGTTTGCGCTGATCATCAACGACCTGACGGCCTTGGGGGAACGGATCAAGTTGTTGCAGGAAGAGATCGCCGCCAACCTCAATGAACAGAGCAACCGCACGTTGTTCACCTTGACCGTGGTTACGGTGCTGGCGCTGCCGATCAATATCATTGCCGGCTTCTTTGGCATGAATGTCGGGGGCGTACCGCTTTCACAGGACCCGGAGGGGTTCTGGATCCTGGTGGCGCTGGTAGCGACGTTTACCCTGATTGCCGGGCGCTGGGCGTTTCGCAAGCGTCGGGATTATTGA
- a CDS encoding PepSY domain-containing protein, protein MKNLTALFAATALTLTAGLAQADVRPDQIPSLLQSGAVKPFEQLNKAALAQHAGATIHDTELDDEAGRLIYEVDLIDTAGKKWDVKLDAKTGDVLENKQDT, encoded by the coding sequence ATGAAAAACCTGACCGCTCTGTTCGCCGCTACCGCCTTGACCCTGACCGCTGGCCTGGCCCAGGCCGACGTCCGTCCAGACCAGATTCCAAGCCTGCTGCAGTCCGGCGCCGTGAAGCCTTTCGAACAGCTGAACAAGGCCGCCCTGGCCCAACACGCCGGTGCCACCATCCACGATACCGAGCTGGACGACGAAGCGGGTCGCCTGATCTACGAAGTTGACCTGATTGACACCGCCGGCAAGAAATGGGATGTGAAACTCGACGCCAAGACCGGCGACGTGCTGGAAAACAAGCAAGACACTTGA
- a CDS encoding CTP synthase, producing MKHAHLHLALIGDYDPQVTAHQAIPLALQQAGAVLNLSVRADWLSTDTLDNHSALQRFDGFWCVPASPYRDIDGALLAIRYAREHQRPFLGTCAGFQHVLLEYARNVLGWTDAEHAELAPDAPRTVIAPLNCALLETTAAVRLMAYTRIAEAYGCMDIHEAYRCRYGVNRDLEPQLLEGNLIGSARDAAGDLRAVELLDHPFFIATLFQPERAALSGTVVPLVTALLKACGASSK from the coding sequence ATGAAGCACGCCCACCTGCACCTTGCCCTGATCGGCGATTACGACCCTCAAGTGACTGCGCACCAGGCCATCCCCCTCGCCCTGCAACAGGCTGGCGCAGTCTTGAACCTGAGCGTGCGCGCCGACTGGTTGTCCACCGACACCCTCGACAACCACAGCGCCCTGCAGCGCTTCGACGGTTTCTGGTGTGTGCCCGCCAGTCCCTATCGCGACATCGACGGCGCCCTATTGGCCATTCGCTATGCTCGGGAACATCAGCGCCCGTTCCTCGGCACGTGCGCCGGGTTCCAACATGTGCTGCTGGAATATGCACGGAATGTGTTGGGTTGGACCGACGCTGAACACGCGGAACTCGCGCCCGATGCACCGCGCACGGTGATTGCACCACTCAATTGCGCCCTGCTGGAAACCACCGCGGCGGTACGCTTGATGGCGTACACGCGTATCGCCGAGGCTTACGGCTGCATGGATATTCACGAAGCTTACCGGTGCCGTTACGGCGTGAACCGCGACCTCGAACCGCAATTGCTGGAGGGTAATCTGATTGGCAGCGCGCGTGACGCCGCCGGCGATCTGCGGGCCGTGGAATTGCTGGACCATCCGTTCTTTATTGCCACGTTGTTCCAGCCCGAACGCGCAGCACTCAGCGGCACGGTGGTGCCCTTGGTGACGGCATTGCTCAAGGCCTGCGGGGCGAGCTCGAAATGA
- a CDS encoding LysR family transcriptional regulator, protein MNKLDLLLTFVRVTELSSFTQAGERLGLPRSTVFEHVQALEELLGTRLLQRTTRKVQATQDGRVLYERSKDLLSHMEELEGLFRQDETQLSGRIRVDMPNVMAREHIVPRLPEFMDRHPLIELEISSSDRQVDLLAEGFDCVLRIGAQPDQSVVARLLCSMPMINCVSRGYLQRYGEPRSLSDLADHHLVHYVRPLGARSPGFEYMQGNKVQRVAMAGRVTVNSTDAYQSACLAGFGIVQVPGLGIRELLARGELVAILQDYPAPSLDVSMLYAGQRHLPIRVRVFMDWLAATLKALL, encoded by the coding sequence TCCACGGTGTTCGAGCATGTTCAGGCGCTGGAAGAACTGTTGGGCACGCGGCTGCTGCAACGCACCACGCGCAAGGTTCAGGCGACTCAGGATGGGCGCGTGCTGTATGAGCGCAGCAAGGATTTGCTGTCGCACATGGAGGAACTGGAAGGGCTGTTTCGCCAGGATGAGACGCAATTGAGCGGACGCATCCGGGTCGACATGCCCAACGTTATGGCCCGTGAGCACATCGTGCCGCGCCTGCCGGAGTTCATGGATCGGCATCCGCTGATCGAGCTGGAGATCAGCAGCTCCGACCGGCAAGTTGATCTCCTGGCTGAAGGTTTTGATTGCGTGTTGCGTATCGGCGCGCAGCCGGATCAGTCCGTGGTGGCGCGGTTGCTGTGCAGCATGCCGATGATCAACTGCGTGAGCCGTGGTTATCTGCAGCGTTACGGCGAACCCAGGAGCTTGTCGGATCTGGCCGACCATCACCTGGTGCATTACGTCCGACCGCTGGGCGCTCGCTCGCCGGGTTTCGAATACATGCAGGGCAACAAGGTGCAGCGTGTCGCCATGGCCGGGCGGGTCACGGTCAACAGCACCGACGCCTATCAGTCGGCGTGCCTGGCCGGTTTCGGGATTGTCCAGGTGCCGGGGTTGGGCATCCGTGAATTGCTCGCGCGTGGCGAGTTGGTAGCGATCCTCCAGGACTATCCGGCACCCTCGCTGGACGTGTCGATGCTGTACGCCGGCCAGCGTCATCTGCCCATCCGGGTGCGGGTGTTCATGGATTGGCTGGCGGCCACGTTGAAAGCGCTGCTTTAA
- a CDS encoding LysR family transcriptional regulator, with the protein MLSPAAHYRLAFTQSILALNQMLNAATHYQVDYSDLSLVLALVRGGTLARAAALLRVDVSTVFRAVRRLEASLGQALFEKSRAGYLPTSVASTLAEQAERAEQALEAARIGVELGAEVISGTVRLTCTDSVLQGILLPALAQFMPNYPALTLELSTSNDFANLSRRDADIALRLTNTPPEHLVGRRLGTVSYRVCASAGYRQQHATQEWAALAWIAPDDFLPDHPTVAWRRQHLPGVTPSYRCNSMLSATELVRAGLGVAALPDFLLGEKHGLQPLGPALAGYDTALWLLTRPDCRALRSVVTLFDELGRHVRLPGHSL; encoded by the coding sequence TTGTTGAGTCCTGCGGCGCACTATAGATTGGCGTTCACGCAATCAATATTGGCGCTGAACCAAATGCTCAATGCAGCGACGCACTATCAAGTTGATTATTCCGACCTGTCCCTGGTGCTTGCTCTGGTGCGCGGCGGCACCCTGGCACGAGCGGCGGCGCTGTTACGGGTGGATGTGTCCACGGTGTTCCGGGCCGTACGGCGTCTCGAGGCATCCTTGGGTCAGGCCTTGTTTGAAAAGAGTCGCGCCGGTTATTTGCCCACCAGCGTGGCGAGCACCTTGGCCGAGCAGGCCGAGCGTGCCGAACAGGCGCTGGAAGCGGCGCGTATCGGCGTGGAGCTGGGCGCAGAAGTGATCAGCGGCACGGTGCGCCTGACGTGCACCGACTCGGTGCTGCAGGGCATATTGTTGCCAGCCCTGGCGCAGTTCATGCCGAACTATCCGGCGTTGACCCTTGAGTTGAGTACATCCAATGACTTCGCCAACCTCAGTCGCCGTGACGCCGATATCGCCTTGCGCCTGACCAATACACCACCGGAACATCTGGTGGGACGGCGCCTCGGGACCGTTTCCTATCGTGTCTGCGCCAGCGCCGGTTATCGGCAGCAGCATGCCACCCAGGAGTGGGCGGCCCTGGCCTGGATCGCTCCGGATGACTTCTTGCCCGACCACCCGACAGTCGCCTGGCGTCGCCAACACTTGCCCGGTGTGACCCCCAGTTATCGCTGCAACAGCATGTTGTCGGCCACTGAGTTGGTGCGCGCCGGGTTGGGGGTGGCGGCCTTGCCGGATTTTTTGCTGGGGGAGAAGCATGGATTGCAACCGTTGGGGCCGGCTCTTGCCGGATATGACACAGCCCTGTGGTTGTTGACGCGCCCGGACTGCCGGGCGCTGCGTTCAGTGGTGACGTTGTTCGATGAGTTGGGGCGGCATGTGCGACTGCCTGGCCACAGCCTATGA
- a CDS encoding methyl-accepting chemotaxis protein, whose translation MSATAQEVARHAVGASRAADEADHSAREGGAVMQATISTIDQMRNEILNTGGIIRRLETDSVRIGTVLEVIRGIAEQTNLLALNAAIEAARAGESGRGFAVVADEVRSLAQRTAASIIEINQIIQAVQTGAIDAAEAIVSSQSCSDESVEKVTQAGAMLSHITQAVEAIRDMNHQIATAAEEQTSVAEDISRNITQITTVATTNLDNVQRTEAASHNLRGLSGELNEVTARLSA comes from the coding sequence ATGTCGGCGACCGCCCAGGAAGTCGCCCGACATGCCGTCGGTGCCTCGCGGGCAGCCGATGAAGCCGATCATTCGGCGCGTGAGGGCGGTGCAGTGATGCAGGCCACCATTTCCACCATCGATCAGATGCGCAACGAGATCCTCAACACTGGCGGCATTATCCGCCGTCTGGAAACCGACAGCGTGCGCATCGGCACGGTGCTGGAAGTGATTCGCGGGATTGCCGAGCAGACCAATCTTCTGGCACTCAACGCGGCCATTGAAGCCGCACGGGCGGGCGAGTCTGGCCGTGGTTTCGCGGTGGTGGCCGATGAGGTGCGCAGCCTGGCGCAGCGCACGGCGGCGTCGATCATTGAAATCAACCAGATCATCCAGGCGGTGCAGACAGGGGCAATCGACGCCGCCGAAGCGATCGTCAGCAGTCAGTCGTGCAGTGATGAGAGTGTCGAAAAAGTGACTCAGGCGGGTGCCATGCTCAGTCACATCACCCAGGCGGTTGAGGCGATCCGCGACATGAATCATCAGATTGCCACGGCGGCGGAGGAGCAAACGTCGGTGGCTGAAGATATTTCGCGCAACATCACGCAAATCACCACAGTTGCCACGACCAACCTGGACAACGTCCAGCGTACCGAGGCGGCCAGCCATAACCTGCGTGGTTTGTCTGGCGAATTGAACGAGGTGACCGCCCGCTTGAGTGCTTGA
- a CDS encoding DUF2025 family protein: MRITSELICQAADQLHGFVGLNRKTGLYIVRFSEDSFGMDVADDGIIPTSEFVWQPLDEQTMTLSREHIQLLLDQNIDERINITEPLRVYMRRVEIAQISAVRSLVS, translated from the coding sequence ATGCGCATTACGTCCGAACTCATTTGCCAGGCGGCTGACCAACTCCACGGCTTTGTCGGCCTGAACCGCAAGACCGGTCTTTACATCGTGCGTTTCAGCGAGGACTCGTTCGGTATGGATGTCGCCGACGATGGCATCATCCCCACCAGCGAATTTGTCTGGCAGCCCCTTGATGAGCAGACCATGACCTTGTCGCGTGAACATATCCAACTGTTGCTGGACCAGAACATCGACGAGCGCATCAACATTACCGAGCCGCTGCGGGTCTACATGCGCCGGGTGGAAATTGCGCAGATCAGCGCGGTGCGTAGTCTGGTGAGTTGA
- a CDS encoding antibiotic biosynthesis monooxygenase family protein, whose amino-acid sequence MIARTPAPPYYAVIFSSLRTEVDQGYAAAAQRMLELAHEQPGFLGMDSARGEDGLGITVSYWVSETAILAWKEHAEHREVREQGRSTWYAAFHTRVCKVERAYSFATDPALNSPDYAPR is encoded by the coding sequence ATGATCGCCCGCACACCGGCCCCGCCCTACTACGCGGTGATTTTCAGCTCGCTGCGTACCGAAGTCGACCAAGGCTACGCCGCGGCCGCCCAACGCATGCTCGAACTGGCTCACGAACAGCCGGGGTTTCTCGGCATGGACTCAGCCCGAGGTGAGGATGGCCTCGGTATTACCGTGTCCTACTGGGTCAGCGAGACGGCGATCCTGGCCTGGAAAGAACACGCCGAACATCGTGAAGTACGCGAGCAGGGCCGATCCACCTGGTACGCAGCGTTCCATACGCGGGTCTGCAAGGTGGAGCGGGCCTACTCGTTCGCAACCGACCCCGCGCTCAACTCACCAGACTACGCACCGCGCTGA
- a CDS encoding glycerophosphodiester phosphodiesterase, whose amino-acid sequence MHGTFTKSALLLTLSMGFGHAGAAPSISPAELATKEGIPRPAVIAHQGASFDAPESTAAAYKVARDLGADYLELDLQRSKDGVLFALHDDNLQRTTDVATKFPERKNSPANEFTMAELKTLDAGSWFNSAYPERARPGFVGLKIQTLDEVIKIAEGNPQHKPGLYIETKEPKLFPGIEADLKDQLQDKGWLSSAGSKLGKSNTGVGQGKGRVILQTFEKDSLKELQKEMPNTPKILLLWVGEDGMEPKSKVTFAESGEPTKAAYYAKQEPKDAAEFEKWIDDAKNLGAIGTGPSAQRTDLNDQSYSDLVKPEMNKLTHDKGLLVHVYTVDEPVDFKKVMDAGVDGIFTNRAAELLKYYRRAPASSVSQLLEDHGY is encoded by the coding sequence ATGCATGGAACGTTTACCAAGAGTGCTCTGCTGCTCACCTTGTCAATGGGCTTTGGCCACGCAGGGGCCGCGCCCTCGATCAGTCCCGCTGAATTGGCGACCAAAGAGGGTATTCCCCGCCCAGCGGTCATTGCTCACCAGGGCGCGTCCTTCGACGCACCGGAGTCGACGGCTGCGGCCTACAAAGTCGCCCGCGACCTGGGGGCCGATTACCTGGAGCTGGATTTGCAGCGCAGCAAGGATGGCGTGCTGTTCGCCTTGCACGATGACAACCTGCAACGCACCACCGACGTCGCTACCAAGTTTCCTGAGCGCAAGAACAGCCCGGCCAACGAATTCACCATGGCCGAGCTGAAAACCCTCGACGCTGGCAGTTGGTTCAATAGCGCGTACCCGGAGCGTGCGCGGCCTGGATTCGTCGGTTTGAAAATCCAGACCCTCGATGAAGTCATCAAGATCGCCGAAGGTAACCCGCAACACAAACCGGGCCTGTACATCGAAACCAAGGAGCCGAAGCTGTTTCCCGGGATTGAGGCTGACCTGAAAGACCAACTGCAGGACAAGGGTTGGCTGAGTTCGGCGGGTTCCAAGCTGGGTAAAAGCAACACCGGCGTGGGCCAGGGCAAAGGTCGCGTGATTCTGCAGACTTTCGAGAAGGACAGTCTCAAGGAGCTGCAAAAAGAAATGCCCAATACGCCGAAGATCCTCTTGTTGTGGGTCGGTGAAGACGGCATGGAGCCCAAGTCCAAGGTGACGTTTGCCGAATCCGGCGAGCCGACCAAAGCGGCCTACTACGCCAAGCAAGAACCCAAGGATGCCGCCGAATTCGAAAAGTGGATCGACGATGCCAAGAACCTGGGCGCCATCGGCACCGGCCCATCGGCGCAGCGGACAGACTTGAATGACCAGAGCTATTCGGACCTGGTGAAACCTGAAATGAACAAGCTGACCCACGACAAAGGCCTGCTGGTGCATGTCTACACCGTCGATGAGCCGGTGGACTTCAAGAAAGTGATGGACGCGGGTGTCGATGGCATCTTCACCAACCGTGCCGCCGAACTGCTCAAGTACTACCGGCGCGCACCGGCATCCAGCGTGTCGCAACTGCTTGAGGATCACGGTTACTGA